The Dioscorea cayenensis subsp. rotundata cultivar TDr96_F1 chromosome 7, TDr96_F1_v2_PseudoChromosome.rev07_lg8_w22 25.fasta, whole genome shotgun sequence genome includes a region encoding these proteins:
- the LOC120265844 gene encoding uncharacterized protein LOC120265844, with the protein MGTELLHPHHYLSPNPRPRSDPEKRRCCAGASGSSRPLFIGNVTILKRGGGGGGGGSLDEKAKATDEYAGSAFAMSPSPRSLPLPRFCRKDAFVDLSATRGLRRLLRLD; encoded by the coding sequence ATGGGAACCGAGCTCCTCCACCCCCACCACTACCTCTCTCCAAATCCCAGGCCAAGATCGGACCCGGAGAAGCGAAGATGCTGTGCCGGCGCTAGTGGATCCTCTCGCCCCCTTTTTATTGGAAACGTCACCATCCTCAAGCgcggcggtggcggtggcggcggCGGATCCCTCGATGAGAAAGCCAAGGCCACCGATGAGTACGCCGGATCGGCCTTTGCGATGTCGCCGTCGCCGAGATCGCTGCCGCTGCCGAGGTTTTGCCGGAAAGATGCGTTCGTGGATCTCTCCGCGACTCGAGGTTTGAGACGTCTTCTTCGACTCGATTGA
- the LOC120264429 gene encoding sugar transporter ERD6-like 16 isoform X2: MAVGGDLERGINGEGIEEALVKKEVGFCEENDGKSCGSIGMVLLSTAVSVCGSFEFGTCVGYSAPTQSGIRNDVGLSLSEFAVFGSIVTIGAMLGAVTSGRIADFFGRKGAMRISSFICLIGWLAIYFAEGALLLDIGRISTGYGIGILSYVVPIFIAEIAPKNLRGGLTTLNQLFICAGSSTAFIVGTFVTWRTLTLVGIIPCAILLVGLFFIPESPRWLAKVGKRKDSYAALQILRGKDTDISAEAAEIQEYIETLQTLPKTSIWDLFGRRYIHPVIIGVGLMVFQQFGGINGIGFYASETFVSAGFSSGSLGTILMGSIQVPITIIGAILMDKSGRRPLLMVSATGTFIGCFMAATSFYLKGNGLYAEWVPMFALCGILVYMGSFSIGMGAVPWVIMSEIFPINVKGIGGSLVTLVNWFGSWAISYTFNFLMDWSSAGTFFIFSGVCAVTVLFVARVVPETKGRTLEEIQASMSSQI; the protein is encoded by the exons ATGGCTGTTGGGGGAGATCTGGAAAGGGGGATCAATGGGGAGGGAATTGAGGAGGCTTTGGTGAAGAAGGAGGTAGGTTTTTGTGAAGAGAATGATGGGAAGAGCTGTGGATCTATTGGTATGGTCTTGTTAAGCACTGCTGTCTCCGTTTGTGGATCCTTTGAATTTGGGACTTGT GTTGGCTATTCTGCACCAACTCAATCTGGAATTAGGAATGATGTTGGCCTCTCATTATCTGAG TTTGCGGTTTTTGGTTCTATAGTTACAATTGGAGCAATGTTAGGTGCTGTCACAAGTGGGCGAATTGCGGATTTCTTTGGTCGTAAAGGA GCAATGAGAATATCATCTTTCATTTGCTTGATAGGATGGCTAGCAATCTACTTTGCGGAG GGTGCCCTGCTGCTAGACATTGGAAGAATTTCCACAGGATATGGAATTGGAATTCTCTCATATGTG GTACCAATCTTCATAGCTGAAATTGCACCAAAGAATTTACGTGGTGGACTTACAACCCTGAACCAG TTATTTATCTGTGCTGGAAGTTCAACAGCATTCATAGTTGGTACATTTGTAACATGGAGAACATTAACACTAGTTG GAATCATTCCTTGTGCTATTTTACTTGTTGGTCTTTTCTTCATCCCAGAGTCACCGAGATGGCTT GCAAAAGTGGGGAAACGAAAGGACTCTTATGCCGCATTGCAAATCCTTCGTGGAAAAGACACAGATATCTCTGCTGAAGCTGCAGAAATTCAA GAATACATTGAAACTCTCCAAACTCTTCCCAAGACTAGTATATGGGACTTATTTGGAAGGCGATACATCCATCCAGTCATT ATTGGAGTTGGCCTTATGGTGTTTCAACAATTTGGAGGGATCAACGGGATCGGATTCTATGCAAGTGAAACCTTTGTTTCTGCAG GATTTTCTTCTGGAAGCCTTGGTACTATTTTGATGGGTTCTATTCAG GTTCCGATCACAATAATCGGCGCAATCTTAATGGATAAGAGTGGCAGAAGACCACTTCTAATG GTTTCTGCAACTGGAACATTCATAGGCTGCTTTATGGCTGCGACATCATTCTATTTGAAG GGAAATGGACTATATGCCGAGTGGGTACCAATGTTTGCTCTTTGCGGCATTCTG GTATATATGGGCTCATTCTCGATCGGAATGGGAGCTGTCCCTTGGGTTATAATGTCAGAG ATATTCCCAATCAATGTGAAAGGAATTGGTGGCAGTCTAGTGACTCTTGTCAACTGGTTTGGTTCATGGGCAATTTCCTACACTTTCAATTTCCTCATGGATTGGAGCTCAGCAG GtacattttttatcttttctggAGTCTGTGCAGTAACAGTTTTGTTCGTCGCAAGAGTAGTGCCAGAAACTAAAGGCCGAACATTGGAAGAGATTCAAGCATCAATGAGTTCTCAAATATGA
- the LOC120264429 gene encoding sugar transporter ERD6-like 16 isoform X1: MAVGGDLERGINGEGIEEALVKKEVGFCEENDGKSCGSIGMVLLSTAVSVCGSFEFGTCVGYSAPTQSGIRNDVGLSLSEFAVFGSIVTIGAMLGAVTSGRIADFFGRKGAMRISSFICLIGWLAIYFAEGALLLDIGRISTGYGIGILSYVVPIFIAEIAPKNLRGGLTTLNQLFICAGSSTAFIVGTFVTWRTLTLVGIIPCAILLVGLFFIPESPRWLAKVGKRKDSYAALQILRGKDTDISAEAAEIQEYIETLQTLPKTSIWDLFGRRYIHPVIIGVGLMVFQQFGGINGIGFYASETFVSAGFSSGSLGTILMGSIQVPITIIGAILMDKSGRRPLLMVSATGTFIGCFMAATSFYLKGNGLYAEWVPMFALCGILVYMGSFSIGMGAVPWVIMSEVSFNTSIISEIPNKNFKCKTMEQSKFNLMSKLNCLQIFPINVKGIGGSLVTLVNWFGSWAISYTFNFLMDWSSAGTFFIFSGVCAVTVLFVARVVPETKGRTLEEIQASMSSQI; encoded by the exons ATGGCTGTTGGGGGAGATCTGGAAAGGGGGATCAATGGGGAGGGAATTGAGGAGGCTTTGGTGAAGAAGGAGGTAGGTTTTTGTGAAGAGAATGATGGGAAGAGCTGTGGATCTATTGGTATGGTCTTGTTAAGCACTGCTGTCTCCGTTTGTGGATCCTTTGAATTTGGGACTTGT GTTGGCTATTCTGCACCAACTCAATCTGGAATTAGGAATGATGTTGGCCTCTCATTATCTGAG TTTGCGGTTTTTGGTTCTATAGTTACAATTGGAGCAATGTTAGGTGCTGTCACAAGTGGGCGAATTGCGGATTTCTTTGGTCGTAAAGGA GCAATGAGAATATCATCTTTCATTTGCTTGATAGGATGGCTAGCAATCTACTTTGCGGAG GGTGCCCTGCTGCTAGACATTGGAAGAATTTCCACAGGATATGGAATTGGAATTCTCTCATATGTG GTACCAATCTTCATAGCTGAAATTGCACCAAAGAATTTACGTGGTGGACTTACAACCCTGAACCAG TTATTTATCTGTGCTGGAAGTTCAACAGCATTCATAGTTGGTACATTTGTAACATGGAGAACATTAACACTAGTTG GAATCATTCCTTGTGCTATTTTACTTGTTGGTCTTTTCTTCATCCCAGAGTCACCGAGATGGCTT GCAAAAGTGGGGAAACGAAAGGACTCTTATGCCGCATTGCAAATCCTTCGTGGAAAAGACACAGATATCTCTGCTGAAGCTGCAGAAATTCAA GAATACATTGAAACTCTCCAAACTCTTCCCAAGACTAGTATATGGGACTTATTTGGAAGGCGATACATCCATCCAGTCATT ATTGGAGTTGGCCTTATGGTGTTTCAACAATTTGGAGGGATCAACGGGATCGGATTCTATGCAAGTGAAACCTTTGTTTCTGCAG GATTTTCTTCTGGAAGCCTTGGTACTATTTTGATGGGTTCTATTCAG GTTCCGATCACAATAATCGGCGCAATCTTAATGGATAAGAGTGGCAGAAGACCACTTCTAATG GTTTCTGCAACTGGAACATTCATAGGCTGCTTTATGGCTGCGACATCATTCTATTTGAAG GGAAATGGACTATATGCCGAGTGGGTACCAATGTTTGCTCTTTGCGGCATTCTG GTATATATGGGCTCATTCTCGATCGGAATGGGAGCTGTCCCTTGGGTTATAATGTCAGAGGTCAGCTTCAATACTTCAATTATATCTGAAATACcgaacaaaaattttaaatgtaaaacaATGGAACAATCAAAGTTTAATTTAATGTCAAAATTGAATTGCTTGCAGATATTCCCAATCAATGTGAAAGGAATTGGTGGCAGTCTAGTGACTCTTGTCAACTGGTTTGGTTCATGGGCAATTTCCTACACTTTCAATTTCCTCATGGATTGGAGCTCAGCAG GtacattttttatcttttctggAGTCTGTGCAGTAACAGTTTTGTTCGTCGCAAGAGTAGTGCCAGAAACTAAAGGCCGAACATTGGAAGAGATTCAAGCATCAATGAGTTCTCAAATATGA